In the Uranotaenia lowii strain MFRU-FL chromosome 1, ASM2978415v1, whole genome shotgun sequence genome, CAAAAATTAACCGGAGCGGGTTGTAGTCGTGGCAGATTTGAAACAGCTGTTTTGTGTCAGCGCCAACAGTTGACAGAGATCTGGCGTCTGAGGATTTTCTTCTGAGTGGGCGTTAGCGACCCTACCAAATATAAGAACAAATTTCGTTATATTCGTTATATTGGTAAGTATTTTGCAGATTGGTTGGTTGAAAAGTAATAATTGACacgttttcattatttttaagattacaTCGACGTTTCACAAGATACTTTGTAAAAGTTGGAATCGGAACATAGGAAGAAACACGAGAACTATTCGCTACGATGGataggaaaaaatcaaaaaaataattaaggtTCTTGCTTCTTATGACAGTCTTATAACAGCTTTCAAGTTGGTACAAATTCTCAGTTTACAAGACTCGGGCTTAGATTGGCACAGTAAACTGGCCTCGTTGTTAAGGTGGCCAAACGAGAACTTTCTTGGGAAAGTATTTACATCCGAAAAGCGAAGAACCCCGCACGGGAGATGATCGTCCACATGCCCGAGTTCAGAGTTCCGAAAGTCATTAAAAGTTTGACTACAAAGAATTATTACAACATAATTAATGTCAGGAATTCCGGATAAACGCTTCGACTTGAGGTAATAAATCAATTTAGACCTATACTAactattattaatttattaactCATATTTTCAGGCAAGAGCATCGAAATCATATCCTTCAGGCGGTGATGGAGCTGTGGCTTAAAAGCTGTTCACGTTGCGCTGCATGCAAACGGATTTTGGGGCCCCGTGATTTTATTCGAGACCGTTTATGGATGATTATGAGGGtgagttaattttatttatcctGTTCACGTTCATGGGCTCAAGACTCACAAACCACATTCCGACTTaggttcataataaaaaaaaatccttttaacaaataaataatgaagttttttttatatccgtTTTCAGGTAGCCGAAACCGCCACCCGCGACGATCAGCAACAAAATCTTAAGCTATCCCGTAAGATTCCTGATCGGATACAAATTGCCAGTCATAGAGAGTACGACGAAAATAGCAGCCCTCGTTCCGGTCATGATAGTCGAATACTTCCCGCATGTGATAGTACTCTGCGGTGCTCGCAACATCCGAATGAAGCTAAGCCTGCTGGAGCTGCTGCCACCAGGGCCGCCGTTGCCCTCAAAAAAGACGAGTGCATGATCTGGTAGGGAAGCAATACATTTACAATAAACccataaataaagaaataaaagttaaattccttcttgtttcatttttgattctatTGAGATTGCCAATTTTAACGATTCTATACGATTCGACGCACTGGCGAGAAAACATGGAAAAACTTTCTGTTGAGTAAAATGCACTAAACTTAACGTTGAGTTAAACACGCTAAACTTAAAGTTGAGTTTAATGCATTAAACTTAACATTAAGTCCCTGCACTTTTTGTCCGGGTTGCATACAAAAAAGTTGCGGccgagttttttatttttaccgtGTATTATTAGTTTTTCGAGTAGGAACAAATGaagcaaaatcgataaaaagcgACTGACGATATGCACGGACAAAACAAAACTACCCACTTCACTACTCAGTACTGGGTTGATGCATATTAAGCCCAAAGTACGTAGTTTTGGGTGGGTAGTTTTGAACTACTTGAggctttttatcaatttacccACTCACTAGGTTAAATTTTTTCCTCTACTGTCCGACATTTTCTTTCATTGAAAGACGCGTGTGTCCAAAGTTAGCAAAAAAAGCAAGTCTGTGGCAAAAGTCTAAATCACAGCTGGTTGGAACTAGATCTGTCGAGTCTGGGAAAAAGATGGAGACAAATTGTCTGGTaagttttttcgattatttcttttgaatttatctgaaaataatATGCATttcctcatattttttttcttgcagatGCAGCAGCAAATTCAGTGCCGCTCGGAAATCCGACCCACACCTGAAGTGTCCTTGAGTGGTCAACGAACACTTTTACAGCATCCTCTTATACAGAAGATTTCCAGGAAGATACCGGAACTCTTCCGCAAGACTTCCCGGAAACTCCCGGAACTCGTAAGTCAAAAGCAATTATGTgccaattaaaattaatataaatgtcaaaaaaaaaaatggtgaaaatacgaaataaatcatttattcTATGAAATTTCACTTGAACTTTCTTTAATTAACGTGAATTCCAtatagcaaaaaattaaaacattaactttgtagaattattttcatttttcccataaAATAACGAAATAGGTCATTTTCATTCACTgcccgcataattaaaaacagttggggatatagtactaactattaacttaatatattggtagcagtaccagtatgaaatatcttccaagtatcatttcattatacatgttcaaaattttattacctcaataaattatgacaggatcgtatcagtgacagtgacaatatgatatatgatttagtaagtatagtataataagagaataaaaatttgcaacctttgaatattgtctctggaccttatccaggactctaacagtgtacgacaaagtttccttatattttcttagcattagacattaaattaaaaaaaaaaacaacattgacaacattgtatgagttagacaagtcgttatcatttcacctcttgcggataataactaatattgttattttaagatgtagttgtgagcttatgcattttttcgctcttgggttcagcatctgctaattttcacttcacttcgttaaaatttgtgtcggcaaccccacgccaggttcggaactgaaaactgtgttcaaaatggctccgaaaaaaaagaatcacgctgagaaaaacacacagaacgcgaaaagtaagtaaaactatattatattatcgataaaaactagtgagattaaataaaactaatgaaattacagaaacaaagatctctgctgagcggagagcggaaaaaaaatctactgaaaggctgaacaatgcagatctgcacaaataggtaagattgtataatccatgtataatatcagaaataaaaaataaaaatctcaacatttaaattttttaattttattttattttttgtgggaaagaattggaactatattggttatggtacagggaagctctttttaaaaatattttacaatatgcggaacgtatgattgagcgttatttttactacaaactactataagcaaactatatccattgaagttgatgaaatctatgattttgtattccaacgtagctagaacattcaggtagattgttttgctcgccaaaagtggatgatattttaaccgtatccaataatgtagcatgaaatatttgttcgaaaaaatcgctctttttgaatggtaaacatgcttaacagccctttccccatatggtactttaacagataatcataatacagattgttaatatggtctgtgttattgtacatatactgttcactttacaataaacgataacgtttagagacaatatagaatattctctatatattgtaattgattatgcgggtGGGACCTTAAAGCTCAACTATCTACTTTTAGGTTGTTGTGTTTCAACCTACTAGTAAGTTCCTGCACTGAAGTGGCGATTTACGTCTAAAGTACCTAGAGTGGGTTGTTTTTTCTGTCCGTGTGAGGAATTCCTCCAGatacaactgaaaaaaaaaacaagatatttagggcaaaaatttaaaatatcaaaaattaactgATAAATGcactattttttatattcaacgaACAATAATCGAATAATAAGcataagtttttaaacaaatagtgcttgattttttaatggGTATTTCTAAAATGTTATGAAATCTCAAATACATTTTTCTCGATTAGAGCCAACTGTTGGTTTCGCccatatgaaatgttacgcaGGTCGTTTTCTTTGacatgaggtttgacagctctaCACGCTGGTGGCGACATCTCTCTGTAAAATAGCTTCATCCATCGATccattgtcggtaccttttcaggtggtgacaagatagaaattcaatgaaaatttttcataaagcaAACTTAGTTAGGCTCTAAATAGTTCACCACAGACAACAATGGCAATTTTTAGAAAACCCAGATAAACTTATTTacctttttaaagaaaatcaatttttttcaccccgtgaaaaaaaaaatttgtaatgaaaaagATGATTTGTAAAAAGATGATTGTAATGAATGTCGTATTCTGCCTGATCCATTTCGAAGTATTTCCTTTGATCTTCACTATACTCACTGAAATTCACAAGCCGAGAAAAATCTTATTGCGTCCACTCGTTGCAAATTTAACCAACAGaatgtcatttttcaaaacccgaCAAACTCACGTttcactctctctctctttctcttaaTCGTTACACCTGATAGGTCTATCCTTTTCTCGAAAGCTTGCGCTTATAGTCTTTTCCTTAACAcgcttaaatattttttgagatttctttaaaatttaacaagttttaaattaaatgacGTAGGACAAAATTGCTTATTGCTCATGCTTTTACTCTTTATCAAAATAGTgttagtatatatatatatttttttaatttttttttatattgctaTTTCTATTCACTACATTGCCTTTCGCCTCTACTATCTAAATAAGAATGCAATtcaagattttcataaaaagaagaaagaaaCGTTTTCTATTGATAGAAcctcccgcatactaaaaaactatatctcaaaCAGTCTATACGATACAACTACGTCTCCAGGAAAAGTAATTGTCTCTGTAACCGTAGCtcttatttaaaactttatttcgaCAACGATTAGAATGaaacatgaacgttcatgtgaaaaAGTTACGGTATCTGGAACTGTGAATCAATGGTCTGAAcgatttacttaaatttttcgataaccGTTAAAATGATCTCGAACTGTAACCCATAGCGTCCATGCTTTATGTCACACCTGTCACATTCacatcaaaaattttcttaGACACGGGTCAGCGGTGCCatatggtttttcaaaaatcagttcttaattattaaaatatctttcaaacataaaaaaaaaatcttttattaagaatgtgtaaaatatattttgttttcacccccattcaaatacatttttaacacgcagaaaaagaatgggggttagttttaaaaaaacgttttgttgatttattttacctttccaatgcatttttctcagtggttttcattaaaaagtcgaatgaaaatagcaataaaattttgttatttgtacACTCTCATTTTctattacttaaaaataaaattcggttttattataaacttaaatAGGTTTATTTCAATGAGAGTGTAACTTCAAAACGATAAGTTACaaagtggaaaaaaagaaaaaaaagtaaattttccagcaataatAGTGAAAAAAATCGTCAGAGGCGGCCTGGCCATGGCCCAGGCGAGGCAATTAAtatccaaaataaataaaactacaATGGATCATAGTGTTTCGCGGCCAGCAGCTATCAaggtaagttttaaattttttaaatagctaGAAAACTGCCCAAACCCGTGCGTCAGAACAAAGGTTTTCTTCAGAcaagtgaaattaattatttaatttttttttcagatgctTCAACCCGAGTCACCGAAAAATTCCGGTAGTACGTTCCGGACCCCCTGgctgcccaagcaaccaaaagtcgcatactAACTTAAACACGGGATTctgaagttcacatttggttgCAAAAAGGTTTTATGGGACTTCCAAGGAACTCATATTACTTAAAAGTTACTCAGGTACTTCCATCGCCTTTTAAAGGGCTAAAGGATTAAAAATAGTACTTCAAAGGACCTTTTATGCGACATCTTCTTAAAGGCAATCATAGGGTGTGCTATGCTCTTCCTAACGAACCAATAAGTTAACATCTGGAATCTTTAGGAGAATTCcaagcgacatgtcaaatatttctgacatttctgtcattttttttttggattgtttaCATCTGCAGAACATTCAATGCAATTCGATAATTCAGAGTTTGTGCTAGCCAGGAGAGTGAGTTCCACCACCAGGAGGGAAAATTACTTAAGAGCCCTTGGCGAGCATTAACTGGACCTGGATCAACCGGAGATCAACTGTACCTATTTAGGAAATTTTTGAATCGTCATGGATATTATAAAAACCAGGCAGTTCCGCCTGGGCGAGGCTAAATTGTTACTCGTCATCAACCAGTTTCCCGTCTGCGAAATCGGAAATCCTTATGGTCAAGACCGGTGGCCTTAAGACTCCCAGCCAGCTCTTATTCGGATCATCATCGCAAAAATTGTCCACCGAAATTCCAAGAGAACCTTTAATCCAATCAAAGTCAACATCATAGACCGGGGAAAATCCTACGGCAAGTGTTTTATTCCGTGTTAGTAAATATCCGTTCAATTAACCATGCCGGCGATTTGTACACATCCACATCGTTTTGGAAGCCCGAGCCGCTGGACAAATCAAtggtttgcgattttttttaaatttcaaatgtgtaaattgtaTTGGTGTTAAAAATCGTGCGATTGAAAAAaccaaatgaataaaaattacgatgagaaagtgtgtttctttttttaaccaATGCAAGTCCATTGTTAGTatagatattttaaactttgactACCTTGACTACCTTACACTTTATTTTATCAtatagaatttattttctagcTAGAGAGCTCAAAAAACTCTTTAGTTTAAATACAGCTTTGAACAGTAGATGGGACATGAGTGGATGTGGTCGAGCGGCTAGAGGTTTTTACTTCTAACCTAGAGAGCAGTGGATCAAATCTCGAGGCGGTGAGCAGCTGTTTTTGGTTTCGAAAGTAAGTAAACAACGAAAACATACCTATAATTATGTAAACATTGAAGTCAATGAGAAAATTCTAGATAGACCGGCAATCCAGCAGGTTGTCAGAGCGAtctgtcaaccgatttttttttcggcgcgtggAGAGTTTTTTATATTCCCTTAAGGGCTGTATAGCGTTCTCTTCAGCCAAtgaaacgaacttgaaagtagctttaatgacttaaaatttgggctgattagcattctcttcagacagaaacgagagctgattaagcttctatgaaccCGTTtaaagggaattctggttgcttgggtgtaGTCCCTCTGAATGAAGTTTGCATGGGTTAATTGAAACCATCGTACCAGCTAGTTTTTTTCCTTGCCAGCGTTTTGAttccgaaaataaataattttatattttattatggGTTCCATTTATTTAAATTCCGATGATaccattaaaaacaaatttaaaagcattttaattttaattggaaaaactaaatttcttCAAACCTAAACCTTGTTGTTAAGGTGATGCACATTTTGTTCATACTTTCGAATCAATGCATTTTTATGTGTTTTAcccaaaattattattattttgataagaATCATGGATTATCTTCAAAAGggtgtattttattttgaatcaaacgaTATGTTTAAATTAAATCGATATTTTTAGTCAGTGTGACCagaaatatatttgtgctttttcccaaccaaaaattttattattttcggtccaaatcttattgtttctaaaatatttttttctgcgtGAAGTAAAGGAATAAAGCTTcttttgatttataaaatatttcgaaGAGTATGCAAAGTTCATGCttgcttggttttttttttctatttcacaTAGGGTCCTATTACATAAAACGAGTCGAATAACTCGATTCGATTCCAGTCACTTTCGAGTCGAGCGAAATGTCGTATTGTGGTAGTCGAGTGAAACTGATCGAATTAAAAAACCGGATCAAAGCAAACTTGGCTCGGTAAATCGTGACAGCTGAGTCACTAACTTTCAAGCAGTAGACTCGACTCGACTTCTGTAATACCAAAACGGctcactcgagtaaaatgactcgtgacTGACTCGTAATAGGGCCCATAAAGCCTACAATTATCTTGCAATCATGCATTTGACAACATAAAATACAAGGTTGAAAAAGGTGTAAATTTGAGAATAATTTCGtgaataaatttctttgttcaAGAGATATAAAGcttatttgtatgaaaaaaacataaatcccATGACTTCAATATCAGGATATTACATTACTGTCAGAGAATCAACAgaacacttaatttttttttttttaaatattttatgaattgCTATGCAAAGGAAAATCGATGTGGTTGGCACCACTGTCCACAGCCGCAAAATTCTGCTTCGCAATTGCTTCCCGGCAGTCCGGTCTAGCGCGTTTTTATAAACTAACTTCAATTTTAAAAGTATATTTCACATTTATGAACCGCGAAACATAAAGAAAAACGCATCACGTaagtttttgataagttttatttacttttatgttttaaaatacggtggaatatttaattttcagatCATAACTACCCACAGGAGAAAT is a window encoding:
- the LOC129739420 gene encoding uncharacterized protein LOC129739420, whose amino-acid sequence is MSGIPDKRFDLRQEHRNHILQAVMELWLKSCSRCAACKRILGPRDFIRDRLWMIMRVAETATRDDQQQNLKLSRKIPDRIQIASHREYDENSSPRSGHDSRILPACDSTLRCSQHPNEAKPAGAAATRAAVALKKDECMIW